From Cetobacterium somerae ATCC BAA-474, the proteins below share one genomic window:
- a CDS encoding amino acid permease, with protein sequence MESKKLNWRMLAMMGFTIVWGFGNVVNNYANQGLTVVVSWVLILSLYFLPYALMVGEMGSVFDHKAGGVSSWVGSTYGPMIAYLAGWTYWVVHIPYLAQKPQSALVALSWVFFQNGDMIKTFNPLVLQSIVLGIFLLFLWLSSKGMNSLKRIGALAGTSMFFMGILYILLTVAAPSLMSINPATTDWSLSTFMPKFDFTYFTTISMLVFAVGGCEKISPYVKDVENPHTNFPKGMLALAAMVGMSALLGSFAMGIMFNSGNIPADLKMNGQYYAFKLLGEYYGVGNALMVLYAVANTLSQISALMFSIDAPLKILIGEGDKNFIPAAFTKCNENGAPINGYKLTAVLVGILIIIPALGIGDMNNLYNWLLDLNSIVMPLRYLWVFLAYIGLRGLIKNKALSDSSGFKFVKNDKIATAIGIWCFAFTAFACLMGIFPKNIETFSSEWFFQITLNILTPIVLVGLGLIFPKIARKTNK encoded by the coding sequence ATGGAATCAAAAAAATTAAACTGGCGTATGCTAGCCATGATGGGATTCACAATTGTTTGGGGATTTGGTAACGTTGTTAATAACTACGCAAACCAAGGTTTAACAGTTGTAGTTTCTTGGGTATTAATTCTTTCTCTTTACTTTTTACCATATGCACTTATGGTTGGAGAGATGGGATCTGTCTTTGATCACAAAGCTGGAGGAGTTTCAAGTTGGGTTGGTTCAACTTACGGACCTATGATAGCGTATCTTGCTGGTTGGACATATTGGGTTGTTCACATCCCTTATTTAGCACAAAAACCTCAAAGTGCATTAGTTGCTTTAAGTTGGGTTTTCTTCCAAAATGGAGATATGATAAAAACTTTTAATCCTTTAGTTTTACAGAGTATCGTTTTAGGAATCTTCCTACTTTTCCTTTGGTTATCATCTAAAGGTATGAACTCTTTAAAAAGAATAGGAGCTCTTGCTGGAACATCTATGTTCTTCATGGGTATTTTATATATTTTACTAACAGTTGCTGCACCATCTCTTATGAGTATCAATCCTGCTACAACTGATTGGTCACTATCGACATTTATGCCTAAGTTTGACTTTACATACTTTACTACTATATCTATGTTAGTATTTGCTGTTGGTGGATGCGAGAAAATCTCTCCATACGTTAAAGACGTTGAAAATCCTCACACAAACTTCCCTAAAGGGATGTTAGCACTTGCTGCTATGGTTGGTATGTCAGCTCTACTTGGTTCATTTGCAATGGGAATCATGTTTAATAGTGGAAATATTCCTGCTGACTTAAAAATGAATGGTCAATACTACGCATTTAAACTTTTAGGTGAATACTACGGTGTTGGAAACGCACTTATGGTTTTATATGCTGTAGCTAATACTCTATCTCAAATATCAGCACTTATGTTCTCTATTGATGCTCCACTTAAAATATTAATTGGAGAAGGAGATAAGAACTTTATACCAGCTGCATTTACAAAATGTAATGAAAATGGAGCACCTATTAATGGATATAAATTAACTGCTGTACTTGTTGGAATCCTAATTATAATTCCAGCACTTGGTATTGGAGATATGAATAACCTTTATAACTGGCTTCTTGATTTAAACTCAATTGTTATGCCACTTAGATACTTATGGGTATTCTTAGCATACATTGGACTTAGAGGATTAATTAAGAACAAAGCTTTAAGTGATAGTTCAGGATTTAAGTTTGTTAAAAATGATAAGATTGCAACAGCTATTGGAATCTGGTGTTTTGCCTTTACAGCATTTGCATGTTTAATGGGTATCTTCCCTAAAAACATTGAAACATTTAGTTCTGAGTGGTTCTTCCAAATTACTCTTAACATTTTAACACCAATTGTTCTAGTTGGACTTGGACTTATCTTCCCTAAGATAGCTAGAAAAACAAATAAATAG
- the malX gene encoding maltose/glucose-specific PTS transporter subunit IIBC, with product MTTKNRISAWEFFQSLGKTFMLPVALLAAMGILLGIGAAFTGGTTIEMFPFLGNSFLQGIFNFMIKISLVAFSFLPLMFAVAIPLGMARENKEIAAFAGLMGYIAMQLGTNFYLNETGLLKVVDTKMVMGIQSIDTGALGALICGVIVFFIHEKFQNVELPDAFSFFGGTRFVAIATVLIMSVVGLAVPMVWPFFAAGINKVGAAIHGAGPFGPFLFGAGERLLLPFGLHHILVATIRFTEAGGTYVTAAGETIHGALNIFYNQFAQGAEFVSPEATKFLSQGKMPTFMFGLAGAALAIYKSAYLENRKKIKGLLISAVVASAVGGITEPIEFIFLFIAPVLYVFHAIMTGLGFMVMGLLKVVIGNTDGNIIDFLVFGVFQGFWTKWFYVIPVGIVWFLIYYFVFKWYIVKYDIPTPGRDNSAQAKEAVDSGDIAGYTAKVMLEALGGKENIVSLDNCITRLRLVVKDANKIDVEAVKAAGAVNVVKLNDTNVQVIIGPKVQVLKKQLQKLM from the coding sequence ATGACTACCAAAAATAGAATAAGTGCATGGGAGTTTTTCCAGAGCTTAGGAAAAACATTTATGTTGCCAGTAGCTTTACTAGCAGCAATGGGAATTTTACTTGGAATAGGTGCTGCCTTTACAGGTGGAACAACAATAGAGATGTTTCCGTTTTTAGGAAATAGTTTCTTACAAGGTATATTTAACTTTATGATAAAGATAAGTTTAGTTGCCTTTTCATTTTTACCACTTATGTTTGCTGTAGCAATTCCACTGGGAATGGCTAGAGAGAATAAAGAGATTGCAGCTTTTGCAGGACTTATGGGTTATATTGCAATGCAACTTGGAACAAACTTTTACTTAAATGAAACAGGACTTTTAAAAGTTGTAGATACAAAGATGGTAATGGGAATTCAAAGTATCGATACAGGAGCATTAGGAGCATTAATCTGTGGAGTTATAGTTTTCTTTATCCACGAGAAGTTCCAAAACGTTGAGTTACCAGATGCTTTTTCATTCTTTGGAGGAACAAGATTTGTAGCTATTGCAACAGTTTTAATAATGTCAGTAGTAGGACTTGCAGTACCAATGGTATGGCCTTTCTTTGCAGCTGGAATAAATAAAGTTGGAGCAGCGATTCATGGAGCTGGACCATTTGGACCATTCCTATTTGGAGCTGGAGAGAGATTACTTCTTCCATTTGGACTTCACCATATCTTAGTTGCAACAATAAGATTCACTGAAGCTGGAGGAACTTATGTAACTGCAGCTGGAGAAACAATTCACGGAGCATTAAATATATTTTATAATCAGTTTGCACAGGGAGCAGAGTTTGTATCTCCAGAAGCAACAAAGTTCTTATCTCAAGGTAAGATGCCAACATTTATGTTTGGACTTGCAGGAGCAGCTTTAGCAATATATAAATCAGCATACTTAGAGAATAGAAAAAAGATCAAAGGACTTTTGATATCAGCAGTTGTAGCATCAGCAGTTGGTGGAATAACTGAACCAATCGAATTTATATTCCTATTTATAGCACCAGTTCTTTATGTGTTCCACGCAATTATGACTGGACTTGGATTTATGGTAATGGGACTTTTAAAAGTAGTTATTGGAAACACTGATGGAAACATAATTGACTTCCTAGTATTTGGAGTGTTCCAAGGATTCTGGACAAAATGGTTCTACGTAATTCCAGTTGGAATTGTATGGTTCCTAATTTACTACTTCGTATTTAAATGGTATATTGTAAAATATGATATCCCAACTCCAGGAAGAGATAACTCAGCTCAAGCAAAAGAAGCTGTTGATAGTGGAGATATTGCTGGATATACAGCTAAAGTTATGTTAGAAGCTTTAGGTGGAAAAGAGAACATTGTAAGTTTAGATAACTGTATAACAAGACTTAGACTTGTAGTTAAAGATGCAAATAAGATAGATGTAGAAGCTGTTAAAGCAGCAGGTGCAGTAAACGTAGTAAAACTAAATGATACAAATGTACAAGTTATAATTGGACCAAAAGTTCAAGTATTAAAGAAACAGTTACAAAAGTTAATGTAA
- a CDS encoding MalY/PatB family protein, with the protein MNFDEIINRKGTYCTQWDYIEDRFGPGTKDLTPFSISDTDFKCPQEILDAIVERTAHGIFGYSRWNHEDYKSAIKNWYKTRYSTDINSDWVVYSPNVIYSISTLLEELVGKDGKVMTHTPRYDGFTKILKPYNLFEVTLKEDESGEFHTDFSIIEEGFKSGVKAFLLCNPENPVGKVWKYEELKELIYLCEKYDVILISDDIHMDIARREVTPVLKIDTKRCLIVSSASKTFNTPAFGGSYAIIPQDDIREKFVTHLKEVDSLSSPTIFGVLSTMVAYNSCGYWVDELNSYLTKNCEYVEKELNGFHGVRALIPEGTYLMWIDLKDCNIDMDRFKKSLIEDGKVAIMSGEAYGDKDRIRLNVGCPLSKVKIAVEGIKRAIEKVR; encoded by the coding sequence ATGAATTTTGATGAAATTATAAATAGAAAAGGAACTTACTGTACTCAGTGGGATTATATAGAGGATAGATTTGGACCTGGAACAAAGGATTTGACTCCGTTTTCTATCTCTGATACAGATTTCAAATGTCCTCAAGAGATTTTAGATGCAATAGTAGAAAGAACAGCTCATGGAATTTTTGGATACTCTCGTTGGAATCATGAAGATTATAAAAGTGCTATAAAAAATTGGTATAAAACAAGATACTCTACAGATATAAATAGTGATTGGGTTGTGTATTCACCAAATGTAATCTATAGTATCTCTACCCTATTAGAGGAGTTAGTTGGAAAAGATGGAAAAGTGATGACTCACACTCCAAGATATGATGGATTTACAAAAATCTTAAAACCTTATAACCTTTTTGAGGTAACTTTAAAAGAGGATGAGAGTGGAGAGTTTCATACAGATTTTTCTATAATAGAAGAGGGATTTAAAAGTGGAGTTAAGGCATTTTTACTTTGTAATCCTGAAAATCCAGTTGGAAAGGTTTGGAAATATGAGGAGTTAAAGGAACTTATATATTTGTGTGAAAAGTATGATGTTATTCTAATTTCAGATGATATTCATATGGATATAGCTAGAAGAGAGGTAACTCCAGTATTAAAAATAGATACGAAAAGATGTTTAATTGTAAGTTCAGCATCAAAAACTTTTAATACACCAGCTTTTGGAGGTTCATATGCAATAATACCTCAAGATGATATTAGAGAAAAGTTTGTAACTCACTTAAAGGAGGTAGACTCACTATCATCTCCAACAATTTTTGGAGTGTTATCAACAATGGTTGCATATAATAGTTGTGGATACTGGGTGGATGAGTTAAATAGTTATCTAACTAAAAACTGTGAATATGTAGAGAAAGAGTTAAATGGATTTCACGGAGTTAGAGCTTTAATACCTGAGGGAACATATCTTATGTGGATAGATCTAAAAGATTGTAATATAGATATGGATAGATTTAAAAAATCACTTATTGAGGATGGAAAAGTGGCTATTATGTCTGGAGAGGCTTATGGTGATAAAGATAGAATCCGTTTAAATGTGGGGTGTCCACTTTCAAAAGTAAAAATAGCAGTTGAAGGTATTAAAAGAGCTATTGAAAAAGTGAGATAA